A window of the Henckelia pumila isolate YLH828 chromosome 3, ASM3356847v2, whole genome shotgun sequence genome harbors these coding sequences:
- the LOC140892024 gene encoding UPF0548 protein At2g17695, producing the protein MIFWSWSHPTSQEQETCVNKSSVLNYDISHKGATAKPAFAIKQDKELSESGFLVNHARVLVGSGLETFEKGKCALQNWRHFSLNWAFVDPKTPIKSGVKFFVCTKQFLPWILMPLEIVYVNDSRDRKNTNVSFSFGSGTLQGHLLAGEERFSITMDENEDVWYEILSFSKPANFLSQIGYPYVCYSQKKFAHESATAMKKHLSA; encoded by the exons ATGATTTTCTGGTCCTGGTCTCATCCCACCAGTCAAGAACAGGAGACATGCGTAAACAA gtctagtgtcCTTAATTATGATATTAGTCATAAAGGTGCCACAGCTAAGCCTGCATTTGCTATTAAACAAGACAAGGAGCTGTCGGAGAGTGGTTTTTTGGTTAACCATGCCCGTGTTTTAGTTGGTTCGGGTTTGGAGACTTTTGAGAAAGGAAAATGTGCGCTTCAGAATTGGAG GCATTTTAGCTTGAACTGGGCATTTGTTGATCCCAAAACTCCCATTAAGAGTGGGGTAAAGTTTTTTGTGTGCACTAAACAATTTCTCCCCTGGATTTTGATGCCTTTGGAGATAGTGTATGTTAATGATTCTAGGGACCGAAAAAACACCAACGTTTCGTTCAGTTTTGGCAGTGGAACTCTTCAAGGACACCTGCTG GCAGGAGAAGAACGGTTCTCAATCACAATGGACGAAAATGAAGATGTCTGGTATGAAATACTTTCATTCTCCAAGCCTGCCAACTTTCTCTCGCAAATTGGGTACCCTTATGTATGTTATAGCCAAAAGAAATTCGCTCACGAATCTGCAACTGCTATGAAGAAACATTTATCTGCATAG
- the LOC140891925 gene encoding protein DMP3, which yields MSLRQRTTTSSAEAIPSPPPVPAPAAPRSAISQALESSAHLANLLPTGTLLAFQLLTPVFTNGGSCDPTTRSLTVLLLSVLSVSCLLASFTDSFRTPDGLVHYGFATFQGLWLFDAADASSSKFPDLRKYRLNSIDVIHALLSSLVFGVVALRDKNVVSCLYPTPGHQVQEVLDIVPIGVGLICSMLFVIFPTRRHGIGFPVTRDT from the coding sequence ATGTCCCTCAGACAAAGAACGACAACATCCTCCGCCGAGGCAATCCCGTCTCCGCCCCCGGTCCCGGCACCAGCGGCGCCGCGAAGCGCCATATCTCAAGCCTTGGAAAGCTCCGCACACCTAGCCAACCTCCTTCCGACGGGAACCTTATTAGCCTTCCAACTCCTGACACCAGTCTTCACAAACGGCGGCTCGTGTGACCCCACCACGCGTTCTCTGACCGTCCTTCTCCTCTCCGTGCTCTCTGTTTCTTGCCTGCTCGCCTCTTTCACGGACAGTTTCAGGACACCAGACGGGCTCGTCCATTACGGGTTCGCCACGTTTCAAGGGCTGTGGCTGTTCGACGCCGCCGACGCATCTTCTTCCAAGTTTCCTGATCTGAGAAAGTACAGGCTCAATTCCATCGATGTGATTCACGCGCTTCTGAGTTCTCTTGTGTTTGGTGTCGTGGCTTTGAGGGACAAGAATGTGGTGAGTTGCTTGTATCCTACGCCTGGGCACCAAGTTCAGGAAGTTCTGGACATTGTTCCTATTGGAGTTGGGCTCATTTGTAGTATGTTATTTGTAATTTTCCCCACCAGGAGACATGGTATTGGTTTCCCTGTTACTCGGGATACATGA
- the LOC140893192 gene encoding cation/H(+) antiporter 1-like, producing MDNSNNRACNSGELFNPVLTMGTQVSCLLVISHFFQLFLKPLGQPAPVAQILAGFMLGPSGLSHIDRIKKFFFQNFAADYYETMALYARITIMFLIGLEMDFDYMRRNLRVASMIAGGSCLICTIFAIALTSFIYEETGAHGSGVMMAVTLAVILSNTASPFVSRLAHDLKFASTDIGRLAISSSLIGDVYAVLLLIVIARNDEKSDFSSSFFYAFMYIIIVTLAILVNRYVTTWMNRRNRNQKHLKNTELFILLGIVYVAAMIMETSGFSSIIGCFLIGSMFPRGGKVARTLLSKLSYSVHNFILPIYFGYSGFKADVTLINSFRNFAIVAIVILLSIGGKITGTLAVCVHLKMPLNEGVLLAFLMNLKGHVDLLALTINVQHYKALSSQIFYNLMMAAIVINSLIWGPLIAFMVRRESEIFGYKHIAFEFQSPKNELKLLACVYGPRPVATMIGLIATSKGPENVAITPYLMHLIELPEKRKTNLLYHQKEEDELSDDDDYGGNDVVEINEAVDIFCTETGVTIHQVKTVSPFVSMYADVCEFAEDIRASIIVLPFHKHQRIDGKLESGKEGIRATNQKILRHAKCSVAILVDRGLTAGTSYTSGSGSLQHVATLFFGGPDDREALGFSERIGMHHHINLTIIRFLHISEKIQEIGVNVAHKEQDVLMVKSTHETESDFDNAALAEFYNRYVTSGQVGYVEKHVENGGETANALRDMADMYSMFIVGKGRRGNSILTTGLSDWEECPELGKVGDLLASTDFELSGSVLVIQQHRPSNNQYQDQ from the exons ATGGATAACTCAAACAACAGAGCATGTAACAGCGGAGAATTATTCAATCCCGTTCTTACAATGGGAACACAAGTTTCTTGCCTTCTGGTGATCTCACATTTCTTTCAACTTTTTCTCAAGCCCTTAGGCCAACCGGCGCCCGTGGCGCAGATTCTA GCAGGATTCATGTTAGGCCCGTCTGGTTTATCACACATAGACCGCATAAAAAAGTTCTTCTTCCAAAACTTTGCAGCAGATTACTACGAAACCATGGCATTATATGCCAGGATCACAATCATGTTTCTGATAGGGCTGGAGATGGATTTTGATTATATGCGGCGAAACTTGCGGGTGGCAAGCATGATAGCGGGTGGGAGCTGTTTAATCTGCACGATTTTCGCCATAGCGTTAACTTCCTTTATATATGAAGAGACAGGAGCTCATGGCTCAGGTGTGATGATGGCTGTAACACTTGCAGTAATATTGTCAAATACAGCCTCCCCTTTTGTGTCAAGATTAGCACATGATTTGAAGTTTGCAAGTACTGATATTGGCAGATTGGCTATATCTTCTTCATTGATTGGTGATGTCTATGCTGTGCTTTTGCTGATTGTAATTGCAAGAAACGATGAGAAATCTGATTTCTCGTCATCGTTTTTCTATGCATTTATGTACATTATCATTGTTACATTGGCTATTCTCGTTAATAGATATGTGACAACATGGATGAATAGGAGGAATAGGAACCAAAAACACCTGAAAAACACAGAGTTATTCATACTTCTGGGAATTGTATATGTTGCTGCAATGATTATGGAGACTAGTGGATTCAGCAGCATAATAGGTTGTTTCCTCATCGGATCGATGTTTCCCAGAGGAGGCAAAGTAGCTCGCACACTCCTGTCTAAACTATCGTATTCCGTTCACAACTTTATACTTCCCATATACTTTGGATACTCAGGATTCAAAGCAGATGTGACTCTTATAAACAGTTTTCGAAACTTTGCCATTGTCGCCATCGTTATCTTATTGAGCATTGGAGGGAAGATCACTGGGACATTAGCTGTTTGTGTTCACTTGAAAATGCCTTTGAATGAAGGGGTTCTTCTTGCTTTCTTGATGAACTTGAAGGGGCACGTCGATTTGCTAGCCTTGACAATAAATGTGCAACATTATAAA GCTTTGTCAAGCCAAATATTCTACAACCTGATGATGGCTGCAATAGTAATCAATTCTTTGATATGGGGACCCTTGATAGCCTTCATGGTAAGAAGAGAGAGTGAAATTTTTGGCTATAAGCATATAGCctttgaatttcaatccccaAAAAATGAACTAAAACTCTTGGCTTGTGTATACGGCCCTCGCCCTGTCGCAACGATGATAGGACTAATAGCTACATCTAAAGGGCCAGAAAATGTGGCCATAACACCTTACTTGATGCACCTAATCGAGCTACCCGAAAAGAGAAAAACAAACTTATTATACCAtcaaaaagaagaagatgaactaagtgatgatgatgattatggTGGGAATGACGTGGTGGAAATAAACGAGGCAGTGGATATATTTTGTACTGAGACTGGGGTGACGATTCATCAGGTTAAAACAGTGTCCCCCTTTGTTAGTATGTATGCTGATGTATGTGAGTTTGCTGAGGATATAAGAGCATCTATAATAGTTCTCCCATTTCACAAACACCAAAGAATCGACGGAAAATTGGAAAGTGGGAAGGAAGGGATAAGGGCTACTAACCAGAAGATTTTGCGACATGCCAAGTGCTCAGTTGCTATTTTAGTAGACCGGGGACTCACTGCTGGGACGTCGTACACCTCAGGTTCTGGGTCATTGCAGCATGTGGCGACATTATTTTTTGGTGGGCCGGATGATCGGGAGGCATTGGGGTTCAGCGAACGGATTGGGATGCATCATCATATAAACCTTACTATTATAAGGTTCTTGCATATATCAGAGAAGATTCAAGAAATAGGGGTCAATGTAGCTCACAAGGAACAAGATGTTTTGATGGTGAAATCGACCCATGAGACGGAGAGTGACTTTGATAATGCGGCATTGGCTGAGTTTTACAATAG GTATGTAACATCAGGTCAAGTAGGGTATGTAGAGAAGCATGTGGAAAATGGTGGGGAGACAGCGAATGCATTGAGAGACATGGCTGATATGTATTCAATGTTTATAGTTGGAAAAGGAAGAAGAGGGAACTCGATACTAACAACAGGTTTGAGTGATTGGGAAGAATGCCCAGAGCTTGGTAAAGTAGGGGATTTGTTAGCTTCTACAGATTTTGAACTAAGCGGTTCTGTTTTAGTTATTCAACAGCATAGACCTTCTAACAATCAATACCAAGATCAGTAG